DNA from Rhodoligotrophos defluvii:
TGTCAGGCGTCAGCAGAAACCGCTTCAATCGCTCGAACAGCGCAGCATAAGGCTGCTTCTGAGTCAGATCGTACTTGAGGTGGTCGGGGTAGACGAGTTCGGTGCAATCCGTGCCGCCGCAGCGGACAACTGTCCCGCTGTCACTTTTCCAACCCAGTGATCCATGAAGTTTCCAAACGCGCGACCAGCGCGGGGGCAAATCGTTGCCCGCCACCGTTACCGGATCAAAGAAGGGTGCATGCCCGCCTGAAAAACCATCGAAATACGGTGCTTTTGCCTGTTCGAATGCGGATTCTATTAGCAGGTCGTAGTTCGTGGTGAATATCTCGACCGGATGTGCTCGCTGTGTCCCGCTTACCCACGAGACTAGCTCGTGATATGGGGTTCGCCCTTCAGGTAGCTTCGCACCGACAATCTCGCCAATCGCGTCGCAGATCGCTTTTCCCAGCGCGGCATAGCCGGGGCCGTCAAGGCCATGCATTGGCGTGTCACCGAGCGCAGTCTGGAGAAGACGAATCTTGGACAATATGGTCTCGATATTGCCGCCATCGGGCAGGGATGCACGGATTGCAGCCGCCGCGGCACCTTCCGTTCCGGTCAGCTTCAGCAATGCCTGATCAGTCAAAACGTTTACGCCCGGGATCAACGCCTGACCATTTGGGTCAAGCTTGCCAGTCGCGTCCACCCGCACGGAAAGAGGGCCGCCAGCACCGATCAGGACGCCAATACGTTTACGTCCCTGCGATAGGATCTGCCGAAGATCGGCCATAAAACGATCTGGATTATGTACTGTGTCCAAAACGCCCCCCTTCTGGCTATGCCCCGAATATCACGGTTATCAGGAATGAATTCTATGCGGGAGTATTCGCTGTGTTGAGATCGTCGTGCGAGTCATTTTGGCAGCGGCTCCGCATGTACTGACAGCTGCGGTCCTCAGTCGTGACGGGCGATCGATCCAAGTAAGGTACGACATGGGTCAGGCACCCTCGCTCTCAGTCGGTATCATTGGCAGGACGGAAATGACGGCGCCAGAGGTCATCAACACGATCAGTCCGCGCTCCGCATTTGTAATGTCGAGATAGCTACGGACTTGAGCCTGATAGTGATTGAGTGTCTGAGCGTCGGGGTTCACGTCGCTCTTCCAATCGACTACCACGATGGGCCGTCCATCCTCGCCAACAGTCAGGGCGTCTGCGATCCCGGCCGTCGCGGTTTCTACGCCGTCGGTCGCGTGTGCGGCATAGACAGGAAATTCGGGGAAAAGACCCGGCCGTAGGGCCGCGACATCCGGCAGAGCTAAGGTCCGGGCGACACAGGCCGCTAGTTCCTCGGGCGACAGCCCCGTCGCTGGGTCGGCGACAGGCGTCTGGCCGAGAGCGTGGATGAGGTCGGCCGCCCGTTCGGTCAGGGCGGCTTCCGCCTCTGGAGTTTCGCCGGTCAGCACCTCTTCCATGAGTTTGTGGAGGATCAAGCCGCGTTCGCGGCCGCCCTGCACGGGAGCGGCGGCTTCCAGTTCGGGAAGCTGGTCGTCGGTCGCTCCCGTCCAGAGCGCGGCTTCTTCTTCCCGCAGCACGGTTCCGGCGGAGTTTTCATCGCGGCTGGGCGCAAGCCAAGTCAGCCGCGTCTGCGCGGCGGCGATGGCTTCGGCTTCAGCAGCGAAGCTCGCGCGCGTCTGGGTGTTGCCCGCGCCCGCTCCTGCGGCCGTGAGGTCGGCAGGCAGATGGGAGAGGTCCAGTCCGGGCAGGTCGGCGAGCGACAGATCGACGAGACCGATCCAGGCCGATTTCGACGGTGTGGCGTCGAGCCGGGGCAAGACGAGGAGTTCGCGGGCGCGGGTGGCCGCGACATACCAGAGCCGGATGCGTTCGCGGTCCAGCTCCTCCTTTTCCGCCTGGCGCGCGATTTCGTAGCCCTCGGGCACGACGCCCAGGACCGGGCAATAGAAGGTCTCGGTCTGGCGGTCGATCACGGCGCTGTCGGGCGCCATGACGCCGGTCATGGTGTTGACCGGAATGACGATCGGCCATTCCAACCCCTTGGCCGCGTGCATGGTGAAGAGCGCGACCGCTTCCTCCTGGGCGTCGGGCCGTCCCTCGACGGCGCGGGCCTCGTCGGACCA
Protein-coding regions in this window:
- a CDS encoding SIR2 family NAD-dependent protein deacylase; this encodes MDTVHNPDRFMADLRQILSQGRKRIGVLIGAGGPLSVRVDATGKLDPNGQALIPGVNVLTDQALLKLTGTEGAAAAAIRASLPDGGNIETILSKIRLLQTALGDTPMHGLDGPGYAALGKAICDAIGEIVGAKLPEGRTPYHELVSWVSGTQRAHPVEIFTTNYDLLIESAFEQAKAPYFDGFSGGHAPFFDPVTVAGNDLPPRWSRVWKLHGSLGWKSDSGTVVRCGGTDCTELVYPDHLKYDLTQKQPYAALFERLKRFLLTPDTVLLATGFSFRDAHICAVLGEALAMNANAAVIALQFQTLAEEEPARKLAFEHPNLSVYASDAAVIGGIPGQWRLGDLPKNWGEIRSSFWGKRGGGDAFLLGDFASFCRFCALSYSPDLARPTDAGVPIDATEPAAVSA